Proteins from a single region of Antechinus flavipes isolate AdamAnt ecotype Samford, QLD, Australia chromosome 2, AdamAnt_v2, whole genome shotgun sequence:
- the CATSPER2 gene encoding cation channel sperm-associated protein 2, giving the protein MELKSHSDTEELPQITVVTRAEAVRSKLIDIFSLIDHLRGLSQAVPRHNLREFLDPSRQRKLMQGDHHQLVRFSIRPSHDRIPGGQRQQCRLRVRYSQWAPISLWAGWVLERPFFVNLIIFLIFLNTILLMVEIELVNTKDVKMLPVMLALEVASWFMLLIFILEIILMWLYNFFLFWKSAWNIFDLLVTILSLLPEMVVLSGFSTEALWVQLLRICRVLRSLKLFTRFGQIRVIILALVRALKTMTFLLVLLLIFFYIFALTGIYFFENYSRSDIQDLEYQMYFVDMPNSLVTVFILFTLDHWYALLQDAWRVPGLSKTFSSIYVILWLLLGSIIFRNIIVAMMVTNFQAIRNELWEEATHLAVQHKADIFKRQIIKRRHHQRDGKVAPKVSGISHVIPITSHQFPILPKNDKTNPENVTKTTVPKDAPSAQENLLSSDSPGLVDWETHVHQNLPGLMEMDQDERVVWPRDSLFRYFELLEKLQYNIEERKQLQDFAVKALINLEDN; this is encoded by the exons ATGGAGCTCAAG TCACATTCTGATACTGAAGAGCTCCCTCAGATAACTGTGGTGACCAGAGCTGAAGCTGTGCGGTCCAAACTCATTGACATCTTTTCTCTCATCGATCATTTGCGAGGATTGAGCCAAGCTGTTCCGAGGCATAATCTTCGAGAATTCCTTG ATCCTTCCcgacaaagaaaactaatgcaaggAGATCACCATCAGCTGGTTCGCTTCAGTATCAGGCCTAGTCATGACCGAATCCCCGGTGGCCAAAGACAGCAGTGTCGACTCAGAGTGCGCTACAGTCAGTGGGCCCCCATTTCTCTCTGGGCTGGCTGGGTCCTTGAAA GAcctttctttgtaaaccttatcatcttcctcatctttttGAATACTATTTTACTCATGGTTGAAATAG AGTTAGTGAATACTAAAGATGTCAAAATGTTGCCAGTAATGCTGGCTCTGGAGGTGGCATCTTGGTTCATGTTGCTTATCTTCATCCTGGAGATTATTCTCATGTGGCTGtacaatttcttcctcttttggaAAAGTGCCTGGAATATCTTTGACTTGCTTGTCACCATATTG TCATTGCTTCCTGAGATGGTGGTACTCTCAGGGTTCTCAACTGAAGCATTGTGGGTGCAGTTGTTACGTATCTGCCGGGTGCTGAGGTCACTCAAACTTTTTACACGGTTCGGTCAAATTCGAGTCATCATCCTAGCTCTCGTCAGGGCTCTTAAG ACTATGACCTTCCTCCTGGTGCTGTTGCtcattttcttctacatttttGCTCTGACTGGTATCtacttctttgaaaattatagcCGTTCAGACATCCAGGACTTGGAATACCAGATGTACTTCGT cgatatgccCAACTCCCTGGTGACAGTGTTCATCCTCTTCACCCTGGATCACTGGTATGCACTGCTTCAGGATGCCTGGAGAGTTCCTGGACTAAGTAAAACATTCAGTAGTATATATGTTATCCTCTGGCTGTTGCTTGGCTCCATCATCTTCCGCAACATCATAGTAGCTATGATGG TTACTAATTTCCAGGCAATTAGGAATGAACTGTGGGAGGAGGCAACACATTTGGCGGTGCAGCACAAGGCCGACATATTCAAACGCCAGATCATCAAAAG GAGACATCACCAGAGAGATGGAAAAGTGGCACCCAAAGTTTCTGG GATTAGCCATGTGATACCCATTACTTCTCATCAGTTTCCAATTCTACCCAAAAATGATAAGACTAATCCTGAAAATGTAACCAAGACAACTGTCCCAAAAGATGCCCCATCTGCTCAAGAAAACCTAT TGAGCTCTGATAGCCCAGGCCTAGTGGACTGGGAGACTCATGTGCACCAGAATCTCCCTGGGCTGATGGAAATGGACCAGGATGAACGGGTGGTTTGGCCCCGAGATTCACTCTTTCGATATTTTGAATTGCTAGAAAAGCTTCAATACAACATAGAGGAACGTAAACAGCTACAAGATTTCGCAG TTAAGGCACTGATAAACCTGGAAGATAACTAA
- the PDIA3 gene encoding protein disulfide-isomerase A3: MAMRRRLALLPGLALLLAAACPASDATSDVLELTDDNFERRVADTGNAGLMLVEFFAPWCGHCKRLAPEYEAAATRLKGIVPLAKVDCTANSNTCNKYGVSGYPTLKIFRNGEESGAYDGPRTADGIVSHLKKQAGPASLPLMSAEDFEKFISDKTASVVGFFGDLLSDSHSEFLKAATNLRENYRFAHTNVDALVRKYDPDGEGITLFRPPHLANKFEENTVQYTEEKITSGKIKKFIQENIFGICPHMTEDNKDLLQGKDLLVAYYDVDYEMNAKGSNYWRNRVMMVAKKFLEAGQRLNFAVASRKTFSHELSEFGLERTFGEVPVVAIKTAKGEKYVMQEEFSRDGKALERFLQNYFDGNLRRYLKSEPIPETNDGPVKIVVAENFDEIVNTDKDVLIEFYAPWCGHCKNLEPKYKELGEKLSKDPNIVIAKMDATANDVPSPYEVRGFPTIYFSPANSKQNPRKYEGGREVSDFINYLQREATNPPVIQEEKSKKKKAEEDL, translated from the exons ATGGCCATGCGCCGCCGCCTTGCTCTGCTCCCAGGTCTGGCGCTGCTCCTAGCAGCGGCCTGTCCGGCCTCTGACGCCACCTCCGATGTGCTGGAGCTCACGGACGACAACTTCGAGCGGCGCGTGGCCGATACGGGCAATGCCGGCCTGATGCTGGTGGAGTTCTTCGCACCCTG GTGTGGACATTGTAAGAGGCTTGCCCCAGAATATGAAGCTGCAGCAACCAGGTTAAAAGGAATAGTTCCTTTGGCAAAG gtTGACTGTACCGCCAACTCAAATACCTGTAATAAGTATGGAGTTAGTGGCTATCCTACcctgaaaatatttagaaatggtGAAGAGTCAGGTGCTTATGATGGCCCCCGGACAGCTG ATGGAATTGTAAGTCATCTGAAGAAGCAGGCAGGACCTGCCTCACTTCCTCTTATGAGTGCAGAAGATTTTGAGAAGTTCATTAGTGACAAAACTGCTTCTGTGGTTG GTTTCTTTGGTGACTTACTCAGTGACTCTCACTCAGAATTCCtaaaagctgctacaaacttGAGAGAAAACTACCGCTTTGCACATACTAACGTCGATGCTCTGGTGAGGAAGTATGATCCTGATGGAGA ggGCATCACTTTGTTCCGGCCTCCACATCTGGCTAACAAATTTGAGGAAAACACTGTACAATATACAGAGGAAAAGATAACCAGTggcaaaattaaaaaatttatccAGGAAAACAT ctttggTATTTGCCCTCACATGACGGAAGACAACAAAGATCTACTCCAGGGCAAGGATCTGCTCGTGGCTTACTATGATGTGGATTATGAAATGAATGCTAAGGGATCCAACTACTGGAGAAACAG AGTAATGATGGTGGCAAAGAAATTCCTGGAAGCAGGGCAGAGACTCAACTTTGCTGTGGCTAGTCGTAAAACTTTTAGCCATGAACTTTCTGAATTTGGCTTGGAAAGGACCTTTGGAGAGGTGCCTGTTGTTGCTATCAAAActgcaaaaggagaaaaatatgttaTGCAAGAAGAGTTTTC CCGTGATGGGAAGGCCCTTGAGAGATTCCTGCAGAATTACTTTGATGGCAACCTGAGGAGATACTTAAAGTCTGAACCTATCCCAGAGACTAATGATGGACCTGTGAAG atagtGGTAGCTGAGAACTttgatgaaattgtgaatacTGATAAAGATGTTCTAATAGAATTTTATGCCCCTTGGTGTGGTCACTGCAAAAATCTGGAGCCCAAGTACAAAGAGTTGGGAGAAAAG CTCAGCAAAGATCCTAATATTGTCATAGCAAAGATGGATGCAACTGCCAATGATGTGCCTTCTCCATATGAAGTCAGAGG CTTCCCTACCATCTACTTCTCTCCAGCCAATAGTAAACAGAATCCACGGAAGTATGAA ggTGGCCGTGAAGTTAGTGACTTTATTAACTACCTACAAAGAGAAGCTACAAATCCTCCTGTGATCCAAGAGGAAAAGTCCAAAAAGAAGAAGGCAGAAGAAGATCTCTAA
- the ELL3 gene encoding RNA polymerase II elongation factor ELL3, with protein sequence MAGPQEPLSGRLRLSFTPGPRTSLLLLRLNDSALRALQDCQRIQAQPVITFRGNRGYLRLPGPGCSCLFSFIVSQCGADGPRGGLDLVRHRLGRSGPGLLRCLGPLRERITICSAVDSVPVSSSLQENQQGERARDAGNQQSNGLHVGHQPQLFVEEASPSPKVLDPLENSQEVQPIPGSSRDHLAEWVLRDSSPHPTKGPDQRPSSLSSQRHLNMKRHPSLDLPEPEDKRPRAPSTPQELPSHDPQEEGEEWEQDHNAGARQEHRSLQAGLEPLLPGETPDYFLQYGVIHNTEQCRVYEQDFEADYAEYRALHARVGAVSRRFMQLGMEIKRVQRGTPEHKVLEDKIVQEYKKFRKRCPGYKEERQRCEYLHQKLSHIKNLILEFEKNGDS encoded by the exons ATGGCGGGGCCACAGGAGCCTCTGAGCGGGAGACTGCGGCTCTCTTTTACTCCTGGTCCACGAACTAGTCTCCTACTACTCCGACTCAACGATTCAGCTTTGCGTGCGCTACAGGACTGTCAGCGGATACAG GCCCAACCTGTGATCACCTTCCGGGGCAACCGAGGG TACCTGCGACTTCCCGGCCCTGGCTGTTCCTGCCTCTTCTCTTTCATAGTGTCCCAATGTGGAGCAGATGGGCCAAGAGGTGGGCTGGACCTTGTGCGCCACCGCTTAGGCAG ATCTGGACCAGGCCTGCTTCGATGCCTTGGTCCTCTTCGAGAGCGAATTACTATCTGCTCTGCTGTAGATTCTGTACCAGTATCATCTTCACTTCAGGAAAATCAGCAGGGTGAACGTGCTAGGGACGCAGGGAACCAGCAGAGCAATGGATTGCATGTGGGACATCAACCACAGCTGTTCGTAGAAGAG GCATCACCTTCCCCCAAGGTGCTGGATCCTCTGGAGAACAGTCAAGAGGTACAGCCTATTCCAGGATCCTCAAGAGATCATCTGGCAGAGTGGGTATTGAG GGACTCAAGTCCTCACCCTACAAAAGGACCAGATCAGAGGCCCTCTTCCTTGTCCAGCCAGAGGCACTTGAACATG aAGCGACACCCCTCTCTAGATCTACCAGAACCAGAGGACAAGAGGCCCAGAGCTCCCAGCACCCCACAGGAGCTTCCCAGTCATGATCCacaagaagagggagaagagtgGGAACAAGACCACAATGCAGGTGCCAGACAGGAACACAGATCCTTACAAGCAG GCCTAGAACCACTGCTTCCTGGAGAAACACCAGACTATTTCCT GCAATATGGAGTCATCCATAATACTGAACAGTGTCGTGTCTATGAGCAAGATTTTGAAGCAGATTATGCAGAGTATCGAGCCCTACATGCACGTGTTGGGGCTGTCAGCCGAAGATTCATGCAGTTGGGAATGGAGATCAAAAGAGTACAACGAGGCACCCCAGAacacaag gTGCTAGAAGACAAGATAGTCCAAGAATACAAAAAATTCAGGAAG CGGTGTCCAGGTTACAAGGAAGAAAGACAGCGCTGTGAGTACCTGCATCAGAAACTGTCACACATCAAAAACCTCATTCTGGAGTTTGAGAAAAATGGAGACAGCTGA